A single genomic interval of Brevibacillus brevis harbors:
- a CDS encoding RNA polymerase sigma factor — MPDDRELIEQILAGNHQLYSQIIDRYKGKIVTYLYKMIGNMPDAQDLAQDVFTKTFYLLKDYRPEHKFSSWLYRIASNHCLDEIRRRKRTERTAIVEEQIVDPETPETALLKKERDAQLERSIMLLDQEYREVFVLHYLQRLSYREISERLSLTESAVQMRLFRARKEMKKSLTKTMGGGDVYDMLHV; from the coding sequence ATGCCGGACGATCGGGAATTGATCGAGCAAATCCTTGCTGGCAATCATCAGTTGTACAGTCAGATTATCGACAGGTACAAGGGCAAGATCGTTACTTACTTGTACAAAATGATCGGTAACATGCCGGACGCACAGGATTTGGCTCAAGACGTGTTTACCAAAACCTTTTACCTATTGAAAGACTATCGGCCTGAGCACAAGTTTTCTTCATGGCTGTATCGAATCGCGAGCAATCATTGTCTCGATGAAATACGAAGACGCAAAAGAACGGAGCGGACGGCAATCGTGGAGGAACAGATCGTTGATCCAGAGACGCCAGAAACCGCCCTGTTAAAAAAGGAACGGGACGCCCAACTGGAACGAAGTATCATGCTGCTGGATCAGGAGTATCGTGAGGTGTTCGTCCTGCACTACTTGCAGCGTCTGTCGTATCGAGAAATCAGCGAGCGATTGTCTCTTACGGAGAGTGCGGTTCAAATGCGTTTGTTCCGTGCTCGTAAAGAGATGAAAAAAAGCCTGACGAAAACGATGGGAGGGGGAGATGTTTATGACATGCTTCATGTTTAA
- the kdpF gene encoding K(+)-transporting ATPase subunit F, translated as MIWLLLIVAGLAMYLCHALIYPEKY; from the coding sequence ATGATCTGGTTGCTTTTGATTGTGGCAGGGCTTGCGATGTACCTGTGTCACGCATTGATTTACCCGGAAAAATACTAG
- a CDS encoding DUF2294 domain-containing protein, with protein MAISNKKKLEAEISEAFIKFQRDLIGRGPQEAKTYIVGDMVIVRFKGVLTVEEKHLSSHDKGRRIVKEMREVLREMYSEESEEIVEKLTSCKVLSSHSDISTKMGERIEVYVLDKDLEKMLG; from the coding sequence TTGGCCATCTCTAACAAAAAAAAGCTGGAAGCAGAAATCAGCGAAGCATTCATAAAATTTCAACGCGATCTGATTGGACGAGGTCCGCAGGAAGCGAAGACCTACATCGTCGGTGATATGGTCATCGTCAGGTTCAAAGGTGTTCTCACCGTCGAAGAAAAGCATCTGTCCAGTCATGATAAAGGTCGCCGCATCGTCAAAGAAATGCGCGAGGTTCTCCGTGAAATGTACAGCGAAGAATCGGAAGAAATCGTAGAAAAGCTGACAAGCTGCAAAGTACTATCGAGTCATAGCGACATCAGCACGAAAATGGGTGAACGGATCGAGGTTTATGTATTGGACAAGGACCTCGAAAAAATGTTGGGCTAA
- the kdpB gene encoding potassium-transporting ATPase subunit KdpB, which produces MSRTRTVALPKDLYQRAFVESFKKLDPRVMMKNPVMFVVEIGFFITLLLTFVPNLFGGASDPFYNGVVSFILFVTILFANFAEALAEGRGKAQAESLKKTKQDTQAKKVGKDGRIQVVSSTELRKGDLVIVEAGELIPSDGEIVEGVASVDESAITGESAPVIKEAGGDFSSVTGGTRVVSDRIRVRVTTDPGESFLDRMISLVEGAKRQKTPNEIALNTLLVSLTLIFLIVCTTLQPIANYVNAAIPVATLIALLVCLIPTTIGGLLSAIGIAGMDRVTQFNVIAMSGKAVEASGDINTIILDKTGTITHGNRMAAEFVTVGNSKSTELNRVAAQSSVHDETPEGRSVVELAKKQGLAPAELELPGSEGVEFRAETRMSGTNLASGVLIRKGAVDAIKKYVAEQGGNIPADLDEKANRIATAGGTPLAVAEGNTILGLIYLKDTVKPGMRERFEELRRMGIRTVMCTGDNPLTAATIAREAGVDDFVAEAKPEDKIALIRKEQAAGKLVAMTGDGTNDAPALAQADVGLAMNTGTVAAKEAANMVDLDSDPTKIIEVVAIGKQLLMTRGALTTFSIANDVAKYFAIIPAMFMLAIPQMSALNIMGLATPQSAILSALIFNAIIIPILIPLAMKGVKYTPMSATKLLSRNLVIYGLGGIIVPFVGIKLIDLILVGLNLV; this is translated from the coding sequence ATGAGTAGAACGCGCACGGTTGCGCTTCCTAAAGATTTGTACCAACGGGCCTTTGTCGAGTCTTTCAAAAAACTGGACCCGCGTGTGATGATGAAAAATCCAGTCATGTTCGTGGTAGAGATCGGGTTCTTCATAACGCTTCTCCTGACGTTTGTGCCCAATTTGTTTGGGGGAGCTTCGGACCCGTTTTACAACGGTGTCGTCAGCTTTATCCTGTTCGTGACAATTTTGTTCGCCAACTTCGCAGAAGCCTTGGCAGAAGGGCGCGGCAAAGCACAGGCAGAGAGCTTGAAAAAAACGAAGCAGGACACGCAAGCAAAAAAAGTGGGGAAAGATGGTCGCATTCAAGTCGTCAGTTCCACCGAACTGCGAAAAGGCGATCTGGTCATAGTGGAAGCAGGCGAGCTGATTCCATCCGACGGGGAAATCGTCGAGGGTGTCGCCTCTGTGGACGAATCAGCGATTACGGGTGAATCTGCTCCGGTCATTAAAGAAGCAGGTGGCGATTTCAGCTCTGTCACGGGAGGTACACGTGTCGTCAGTGACCGTATCCGCGTCCGTGTGACGACTGATCCCGGCGAATCGTTTTTGGATCGCATGATTTCGTTGGTGGAAGGTGCGAAAAGACAGAAGACCCCGAATGAAATCGCGTTAAATACGCTGTTGGTCAGCTTGACGTTGATATTCCTGATCGTCTGCACGACCTTGCAGCCAATCGCAAACTATGTAAATGCAGCCATTCCGGTTGCGACACTGATTGCTTTGCTCGTTTGCTTGATTCCGACCACGATTGGGGGACTCTTGTCAGCGATTGGGATTGCGGGTATGGACCGGGTCACACAGTTTAACGTCATCGCCATGTCTGGTAAAGCCGTTGAGGCATCCGGTGACATCAACACCATTATTTTGGATAAAACGGGAACGATCACACATGGTAACCGGATGGCTGCCGAGTTTGTCACCGTAGGCAACAGCAAAAGTACGGAATTGAACCGAGTAGCTGCACAAAGCTCGGTCCATGACGAAACACCGGAAGGACGCTCTGTTGTAGAGTTGGCGAAAAAACAAGGTCTGGCACCTGCTGAACTTGAATTGCCGGGTTCCGAGGGCGTAGAGTTCCGTGCTGAAACGAGAATGAGCGGGACGAATCTGGCAAGCGGCGTCCTCATCCGCAAAGGGGCCGTCGACGCCATCAAAAAATACGTGGCAGAGCAAGGGGGCAACATCCCTGCTGATCTGGATGAAAAAGCAAACCGGATTGCAACGGCGGGCGGCACGCCATTGGCTGTAGCAGAAGGCAATACGATTCTCGGTTTGATTTACTTGAAAGATACCGTAAAGCCAGGGATGCGCGAACGCTTTGAAGAGCTGCGCCGCATGGGAATTCGTACGGTCATGTGCACGGGAGATAACCCGCTGACAGCAGCGACGATTGCCCGCGAAGCTGGTGTGGACGATTTCGTAGCCGAAGCCAAGCCGGAAGACAAGATTGCGTTGATCCGCAAAGAACAAGCGGCAGGCAAGCTGGTCGCCATGACAGGTGACGGTACGAATGACGCGCCAGCTCTCGCACAAGCCGATGTCGGTTTGGCGATGAATACGGGTACGGTAGCGGCGAAGGAAGCAGCCAACATGGTCGATCTGGATTCTGACCCGACCAAAATCATCGAGGTCGTAGCGATTGGCAAGCAGCTTTTGATGACACGCGGTGCATTGACGACGTTCAGTATCGCCAATGACGTAGCGAAATACTTCGCAATCATTCCTGCGATGTTCATGCTGGCGATCCCACAAATGAGTGCGCTCAACATCATGGGTCTGGCAACACCGCAAAGTGCGATTTTGTCCGCGTTGATCTTCAATGCGATCATCATCCCGATCCTGATTCCGCTAGCGATGAAAGGTGTGAAATACACACCGATGAGCGCGACAAAGCTGCTTAGCCGCAACCTGGTGATCTATGGCTTGGGAGGAATTATCGTTCCGTTCGTGGGCATCAAGCTGATTGACTTGATTTTGGTGGGGTTAAATTTAGTTTAG
- the kdpC gene encoding potassium-transporting ATPase subunit KdpC, whose amino-acid sequence MIWKNLRLSLVLLLICGIAYPLAMTGVAQVVMPAQASGSLITDASGKVVGSELIGQSFTDPKYFWGRISSIDNNAAGSGSNNYAPSNPALIERTQKDIAAFLAANPGVKQEDIPADLLTNSASGLDPHISPKAAQIQVERVAKARNLEPVQLQALIEANTEGRSLGVFGEPRVNVLKLNLALDELK is encoded by the coding sequence ATGATATGGAAAAATTTGCGTCTCAGCCTCGTATTGCTGCTGATTTGCGGCATTGCCTACCCGCTGGCGATGACAGGGGTTGCACAGGTTGTCATGCCTGCACAAGCAAGCGGCAGTCTGATCACGGATGCAAGCGGCAAGGTGGTTGGCTCCGAGCTGATTGGGCAGTCTTTCACCGATCCGAAGTACTTCTGGGGACGCATTTCTTCTATTGATAACAATGCGGCAGGCTCTGGCTCGAACAACTACGCGCCATCCAACCCGGCCCTGATCGAACGTACGCAAAAGGATATTGCCGCATTTCTGGCAGCGAATCCTGGCGTGAAGCAGGAAGACATCCCGGCTGATTTGCTGACGAACTCCGCTTCTGGTTTGGACCCGCACATCTCACCAAAGGCTGCCCAGATACAAGTCGAGCGTGTAGCCAAGGCGCGCAATCTCGAACCGGTACAGCTACAGGCTTTGATTGAAGCGAATACAGAGGGAAGAAGCTTGGGGGTATTCGGAGAACCGCGTGTCAATGTATTGAAGCTGAATTTGGCTCTGGACGAATTAAAGTAA
- a CDS encoding glycine betaine ABC transporter substrate-binding protein, which yields MMNKMVPALLAVMMGATAWLAGCSSQNTNTPIPTATVIGPIPSETSDNALGEKLDYKIIGIDAGAGSMVKTEEVMNLYGLDKWQLVEGSDAAMTAALIKAYEAKEPIIITGWTPHWMFKKMDLKYLADPKNGFGGAEQIHTIVRKGLKEDQPAAYQFLDKFWWEPADMESVMVQMMDGKDPEVAAAEWVKNNEAKVGKWVEGIKPVQKEKLTLAYVAWDSEIASTHVVEHVLEKKLGYEVDLSQVQTGPMWAGVAIGDIDGMVAAWLPSTDTSYLKKFGGQIEDLGPNLDGTKIGLVVPSYMNISSIEDLQ from the coding sequence ATGATGAACAAAATGGTTCCAGCTTTACTGGCAGTGATGATGGGAGCGACAGCTTGGCTCGCAGGCTGCTCCAGCCAAAACACAAACACACCAATACCGACAGCAACGGTGATCGGTCCGATTCCTTCTGAGACATCGGACAACGCGCTAGGAGAAAAGCTCGACTACAAAATCATCGGAATCGACGCAGGAGCAGGCTCGATGGTGAAGACAGAGGAAGTCATGAATCTGTATGGCTTGGATAAATGGCAGCTTGTTGAAGGCTCAGACGCAGCGATGACAGCAGCTTTGATCAAGGCATACGAAGCGAAGGAACCGATTATCATTACGGGCTGGACGCCGCATTGGATGTTTAAAAAGATGGATTTGAAATACTTGGCGGACCCAAAGAACGGCTTTGGCGGAGCGGAACAAATCCATACCATCGTGCGCAAAGGGCTGAAAGAGGATCAGCCTGCTGCCTATCAATTCCTGGATAAGTTCTGGTGGGAGCCAGCCGATATGGAGTCAGTCATGGTCCAAATGATGGACGGAAAAGATCCGGAAGTAGCCGCTGCGGAATGGGTAAAAAACAACGAAGCCAAAGTAGGGAAATGGGTGGAGGGTATTAAACCTGTCCAAAAAGAGAAACTAACTCTCGCTTATGTAGCATGGGATTCTGAGATTGCCAGCACGCATGTCGTAGAGCATGTGCTGGAGAAGAAGCTGGGGTATGAAGTCGACTTGAGTCAGGTGCAGACAGGACCGATGTGGGCAGGAGTGGCCATAGGGGATATAGATGGAATGGTGGCGGCTTGGCTGCCGTCTACAGATACGAGCTATTTGAAAAAATTTGGTGGGCAAATCGAGGATTTGGGTCCGAATCTCGACGGAACCAAAATCGGACTCGTGGTTCCTTCGTACATGAACATCTCGTCCATTGAGGATCTTCAATAA
- a CDS encoding arginase family protein gives MKVKVAGIPHFTGAYVSGTELAPDAIRTAGLIEQLQQHGLEVQDIGNLHLPDDLPRHNIPPVRNWPAPRMFWDLLQKDAQEWLDTDDFVLMLGGDCSLVVATAQAHQARYQEKAYLLVLDGHLDAVVPSASRCIGAAGMGLWFLLQDRGQWVEPSGWDAERIRLVGCQQMPRETFGVDIMTLAQLTEGSIVDRVSHTLQSIPPDAKILVHFDVDIMHKDAMAAAYSPSEIGLSLSEAEALLATVLRDSRVTSMEVTEFSGARDTTGEYARRLVELLARALSARA, from the coding sequence ATAAAAGTAAAAGTAGCTGGTATCCCGCATTTCACAGGTGCATATGTCTCTGGTACAGAATTAGCCCCGGACGCGATTCGTACAGCAGGATTGATCGAGCAGTTGCAGCAGCATGGCTTGGAAGTGCAGGATATAGGAAATCTACATCTTCCCGACGATTTGCCTCGCCATAATATTCCACCAGTTCGTAATTGGCCGGCTCCGCGTATGTTTTGGGATTTGCTGCAAAAGGACGCGCAAGAGTGGCTCGATACGGATGACTTTGTCTTGATGCTCGGCGGCGATTGCAGCTTGGTCGTTGCAACGGCACAGGCTCATCAGGCTCGGTATCAGGAAAAAGCGTATCTGCTCGTGCTTGACGGTCATCTCGATGCAGTAGTTCCATCGGCTTCCCGCTGTATTGGAGCAGCAGGGATGGGATTATGGTTTTTGCTTCAGGATCGTGGACAATGGGTCGAACCAAGCGGCTGGGATGCAGAGCGAATCCGTCTTGTCGGCTGTCAGCAGATGCCTCGAGAAACTTTCGGCGTTGACATCATGACCTTGGCCCAGCTCACAGAAGGCAGCATCGTGGACCGAGTTTCTCATACGCTCCAATCGATCCCGCCTGATGCCAAAATCCTCGTTCATTTCGACGTAGATATCATGCACAAAGACGCGATGGCAGCCGCCTATTCTCCAAGTGAGATTGGATTGTCGCTGTCCGAAGCGGAGGCATTGCTCGCAACAGTTTTACGAGATTCGCGCGTGACCAGTATGGAAGTGACGGAATTCTCAGGGGCAAGAGATACCACTGGCGAGTATGCGCGGAGGCTAGTAGAATTGCTCGCCCGGGCACTATCTGCCCGTGCTTAA
- the kdpA gene encoding potassium-transporting ATPase subunit KdpA produces MDFIQIALVLVVLFVLAIPMGKYLARSFSLETTRLDRVFGGVEKAIYKLSGIRVADMTWKQYAMAVLVSNISMVAIAYLLLRLQGMLPGNPSGIAAMEPLLSFNTAVSFLTNTNLQHYSGESGLSYLSQMLVIIYLMFTTPATGIAVVMAFMRGLTGQRSIGNYYVDLVRAHTRVLIPLAIVVTLLLVSQGVPQTMEPTATATTISGTEQQIARGPVASLVSIKHLGTNGGGFFGVNSSHPFENPTPLTNVIEILSMFLIPAALPFAFGFLAKSRKQGWVIFGAMFVMFLAFLITAYANEVNGNPALERAGLSQQMGSMEGKEVRFGIAQSALFTAVTTAATTGTVNNMHDTLTPLGGLVPLGEMMLNCVFGGDGVGTINILMYAILAVFLAGLMVGRTPEFLGRKIEGKEMKLIAIAILVHPLIILAPTAIALATEMGSSAVSNPGFHGISQVLYEYTSSAANNGSGFEGLADNTPFWNISTGLVMLFGRYVSIITMLAVAGSLLAKTPVPETMGTLRTDNSVFTVILIATVVIVGALTFLPVLALGPIAEWLTIR; encoded by the coding sequence GTGGACTTTATACAAATAGCGTTGGTTTTGGTGGTGCTTTTCGTACTCGCCATACCGATGGGAAAATATTTGGCACGCTCCTTTTCGCTGGAGACGACCCGATTGGACCGTGTTTTTGGCGGGGTGGAAAAAGCGATATACAAGCTGTCTGGCATTCGCGTAGCAGATATGACCTGGAAGCAGTACGCAATGGCTGTTCTGGTCAGTAACATTTCGATGGTAGCGATTGCGTATCTCTTGCTTCGTTTGCAAGGGATGCTGCCTGGAAACCCGAGTGGAATCGCGGCGATGGAGCCGTTGCTTTCCTTTAACACGGCGGTCAGCTTTTTGACGAATACGAATCTTCAGCATTACAGCGGGGAGAGCGGATTGTCGTATCTATCGCAGATGCTGGTCATTATTTACCTGATGTTTACGACGCCAGCGACAGGGATCGCGGTCGTGATGGCCTTCATGCGAGGGCTGACAGGGCAGCGTAGCATCGGTAACTACTACGTAGATCTGGTGCGTGCTCATACACGTGTGTTGATTCCACTGGCGATTGTTGTGACATTGCTTTTGGTGTCCCAAGGCGTGCCGCAGACGATGGAGCCGACGGCAACAGCGACAACCATTAGCGGAACGGAGCAGCAAATCGCTCGCGGTCCGGTTGCTTCACTCGTTTCGATCAAGCATTTGGGGACAAACGGAGGCGGATTTTTCGGGGTAAACTCTTCGCATCCGTTTGAAAACCCGACACCGTTAACAAACGTGATCGAAATTTTGTCGATGTTCTTGATTCCAGCGGCACTGCCGTTCGCATTTGGCTTCTTGGCGAAGAGCCGCAAGCAAGGGTGGGTCATTTTTGGAGCGATGTTCGTGATGTTCCTGGCGTTCCTGATCACGGCGTATGCCAATGAGGTAAACGGCAACCCGGCGCTGGAACGAGCTGGCCTGTCACAACAAATGGGCAGCATGGAAGGAAAAGAAGTCCGTTTTGGTATCGCGCAAAGCGCCTTGTTCACTGCCGTGACAACAGCGGCAACGACAGGAACCGTGAACAACATGCACGATACATTGACACCACTAGGCGGCTTGGTTCCGCTCGGTGAAATGATGCTCAACTGCGTATTCGGCGGAGATGGTGTCGGAACGATTAACATTTTGATGTATGCGATTTTGGCTGTATTCTTGGCGGGCTTGATGGTGGGGCGTACGCCTGAATTCCTCGGCCGCAAGATCGAAGGAAAAGAGATGAAGCTGATCGCCATCGCGATTCTCGTTCATCCCCTGATTATTTTGGCGCCAACCGCCATTGCATTGGCGACAGAAATGGGCTCGTCCGCAGTATCGAACCCAGGCTTCCACGGCATTTCACAAGTGCTGTATGAGTACACTTCTTCGGCGGCAAACAACGGTTCCGGTTTTGAAGGATTGGCGGACAACACACCATTCTGGAACATTTCTACCGGACTCGTCATGCTGTTCGGTCGATACGTCTCAATTATTACGATGCTGGCGGTAGCAGGTTCCTTGCTCGCAAAAACACCAGTACCGGAAACGATGGGTACGCTGCGCACAGACAATAGTGTATTCACGGTGATTCTGATTGCGACTGTGGTGATCGTAGGCGCACTGACATTCCTGCCTGTGCTTGCGCTCGGCCCAATCGCAGAGTGGCTCACAATCCGATGA
- a CDS encoding universal stress protein has translation MVEQYRRKSPEEILQSISRMHRGRLKIILGAVSGSGKTYHLLMEGQTLKKKGIDVVVAGSGEATHPKLAQKREGLEQIQPIIWYSLGEARHDLDVAAIIERDPEVVLVDGLAHRNRPDAPRPTSLDDVQYLLNHNISVIATVNIYELAGMKEMAERLTKAEVRIDQCVPEDTLAMADEVKLLDVTPEAILKRLQEDDRNQTRSKHPLFRRDNLHVLRELALRFVATGVNEDLEDYREKHGMVGASGATEKVLVSAQYHWNGSILVRRGQQVAKRLGGELLVVCFLPWSKKLTKEEATFKRSIGKLVDKVGGTFEEQMLAREKDVANELVAYAMENNVTRIVMGQSKRTRWEEIWYGSIVHKILRQTKNIDILIVADRSERDGERVMPTKRERAITANPYRRLSDEEMQQEIGKIKRGTLKVYVGAAPGVGKTYTMLREGNELVENGIDVVIGLLETHGRKETIEQVGGLPLIPRKRIPYKNVTLEEMDTDEIIRRNPEVVLVDELAHTNVPGSAYEKRYHDVEKILAAGISVISTMNIQHLESLNDSVEQITGIRVRETVPDHILHQADEVELIDISPKALRQRMREGNIYAMEKVEQSLTNFFKTGNLIALRELALREVADDVDERLEAWERRTLRGPWRQQEVIFVCVNLRADSERLIRRGFRIAYRLKASWHVAYVQDHSLLTEEEEMQLAKLKALTERLGGRFERYEAPSRRKVFTKLVWHMNEKGTTQVVIGQSARTRWKEILEGSVIQRLLREVRHMDVLVVADHASDMM, from the coding sequence ATGGTAGAGCAATATCGGCGAAAGTCCCCGGAGGAAATCTTGCAGTCCATCTCCAGAATGCACCGGGGAAGGCTGAAAATCATTCTGGGGGCTGTCAGTGGTTCAGGTAAAACCTATCATCTGTTGATGGAAGGGCAGACGCTAAAGAAAAAAGGGATTGATGTGGTTGTAGCTGGCTCAGGTGAGGCCACTCATCCCAAGCTGGCACAAAAGCGGGAGGGCTTGGAGCAAATCCAGCCAATCATCTGGTATTCCCTCGGGGAAGCAAGACATGATCTGGACGTCGCAGCCATTATCGAGCGAGACCCGGAAGTTGTGCTCGTAGACGGTTTGGCTCATCGCAATCGTCCAGATGCCCCGCGACCAACCAGCTTGGACGATGTTCAGTACTTGTTGAACCACAATATAAGTGTGATTGCGACGGTAAACATTTACGAATTGGCCGGGATGAAAGAGATGGCGGAGCGACTGACGAAGGCAGAAGTGCGGATCGACCAGTGTGTCCCTGAGGATACGCTTGCCATGGCCGACGAGGTGAAGCTGCTCGACGTCACGCCAGAAGCCATCCTGAAACGGCTGCAAGAAGACGATCGCAACCAGACTCGATCCAAGCATCCGTTGTTTCGCAGAGACAATCTGCATGTGCTGCGGGAACTCGCTCTTCGGTTCGTAGCTACGGGCGTAAACGAGGATTTGGAGGATTATCGGGAGAAGCACGGCATGGTGGGGGCTTCAGGAGCCACAGAGAAGGTGCTGGTTTCTGCCCAGTATCATTGGAACGGCTCGATATTGGTTCGACGTGGACAACAGGTTGCCAAGCGGCTCGGCGGAGAGCTCTTGGTCGTCTGTTTTCTCCCTTGGTCCAAGAAGCTGACGAAGGAAGAGGCGACTTTTAAAAGATCCATCGGAAAGCTCGTGGACAAAGTCGGAGGTACCTTCGAAGAGCAGATGCTTGCACGTGAAAAGGACGTAGCAAACGAGCTCGTCGCCTATGCGATGGAGAATAATGTGACCCGAATCGTCATGGGGCAATCCAAGCGTACGCGCTGGGAAGAGATATGGTATGGCTCCATCGTCCATAAGATTCTTCGGCAAACGAAAAATATTGATATCTTGATCGTGGCAGATCGTTCCGAGCGGGACGGTGAGCGTGTCATGCCGACCAAGCGAGAACGGGCGATAACGGCCAATCCGTACCGACGACTCTCCGATGAGGAGATGCAGCAGGAAATCGGTAAAATCAAGCGCGGGACGCTAAAAGTATATGTAGGAGCAGCACCTGGCGTCGGCAAGACGTACACGATGCTCCGTGAAGGCAACGAGCTCGTCGAAAATGGCATCGATGTGGTGATTGGGCTTTTGGAAACGCATGGACGAAAGGAAACCATTGAGCAGGTAGGGGGACTTCCTCTCATTCCGCGAAAGCGCATTCCATACAAAAACGTGACGCTCGAAGAAATGGACACGGACGAAATTATTCGGCGAAATCCAGAGGTCGTACTAGTGGATGAGCTGGCACATACGAACGTGCCGGGGAGTGCCTATGAGAAGCGCTACCACGATGTCGAGAAGATTTTGGCTGCGGGTATTTCCGTCATATCCACGATGAATATACAGCACCTCGAGAGCTTAAACGACAGCGTCGAGCAAATCACGGGAATCCGCGTGAGAGAGACGGTGCCGGACCATATTCTGCATCAGGCAGATGAGGTAGAGCTGATTGATATTTCACCCAAAGCACTGCGTCAGCGGATGCGGGAGGGCAATATTTACGCGATGGAAAAGGTGGAGCAGTCGCTGACCAACTTTTTCAAAACAGGGAATTTGATCGCGTTAAGGGAACTGGCCTTGCGTGAAGTGGCGGACGACGTCGACGAACGCTTGGAGGCGTGGGAGCGACGAACGCTTCGTGGGCCTTGGCGGCAGCAGGAAGTCATTTTTGTCTGTGTGAATTTGCGTGCAGACAGTGAACGATTGATTCGACGAGGGTTCCGAATTGCCTATCGGCTGAAGGCGTCCTGGCATGTAGCTTACGTGCAGGATCATTCGTTGCTGACAGAAGAGGAAGAGATGCAGCTAGCGAAGCTGAAGGCACTAACAGAGCGGCTCGGAGGTCGTTTCGAACGATACGAAGCCCCTTCCCGACGCAAGGTTTTCACCAAGCTGGTTTGGCATATGAACGAAAAAGGAACGACGCAGGTCGTCATCGGGCAGTCCGCGCGTACCCGCTGGAAGGAAATTCTCGAGGGTTCGGTCATCCAGCGATTACTGCGGGAGGTCCGACACATGGATGTGCTGGTCGTGGCTGATCACGCATCCGATATGATGTGA